Sequence from the Denticeps clupeoides chromosome 20, fDenClu1.1, whole genome shotgun sequence genome:
ATGGATCAAAAATAAGCACTAGTGTTTCTCAGTTAATTTACCCATATTATACACATTTTGTCATTGATAGCCAGCACTGTGGAAGCTTTAGTATTAATGTTTAcaataatcaaaataaaatgtgtcccctATTGCACTGTGTGAAAATATTGTTGGGCCTCATTTCTTAGGCTAAATGCTGGCAGTAGAAATTAGATATGGGGGGGTGGGGTATATACACATGCAATGACAAGATGCTCATGGCTGTATTTAGTATGTGTATAATGAAAAGTTGCTGGTTGCCCTGGCATTGTGATCATGAATATATGGAAATGTCTAACCAAGGATTTCTGAAGGATTTTCTTAAAGGGTCATGGTGCAGTTACATGCAGTTACACCCCTTATTATTCATGAACCTGTATTATCAGTAGgacagcgtttttttttattaatttggttTGAACTGGCGTACAAAGTCCACAACTGCCAGACCCAATTCTGATCCACCATTCCCTCCCTCTTTATAAGAGTTATAGGTTATATATAATCAGATGggcatttaaatacattgaatggCATTGTGCCAATCTCACTGGCAACTGGAattgttatggatccttgacaagtccagttgccagtcaattaacatttttgagataaccatgacctggatgactgagaacctttgCAGAAATTGTGCtacaatatttaattacatttattatgtaaTGCTGTGAACTACTATGATCTAGAAATGCTTCTCCAGCAGCGTGTGAatttgagactttttttttttttttaaactgaggCCTTGCTAATATCCCCAGCCTGTCACAAACACAGGAACATCCCTAAGAGGAGGGGTGAGAGCGAGAAAGTTGGTGGGAGTGGCCTCCGCTTTCCCCTCCTCCTGGAGAAAAAGGGTAGAGTGAGACTTGtagagaggggaggaggaggaggtagtTCGGCAAAGGTTGTTTTGTCTGAAACACAGGAAAGGGGCAGGGCTAATATAAGACTGTTATTtcccctctgtctctgtgtgtgtgttaattcagTGGCCCTGGTGGAATAGAATCTGTTGAGAGAAGACATCTCAGCCTCTGTGACCTTTTCCTCAGAGTGATGAGGAGAGTGAATTGGAGTAAGAGATGGTAAAGAGAGAGACCTAGAGATGAGGGTTAAAAAGAGGGATGGGGAGGAGCTCTTTCTTCATATGTTTGGAGAGATCAAAAGCTATTTACCTTTATTTGTGTGGCTTTTATATAAAGTAAAAATTATACAACTACAAGAGTGTTCTTCTGTGAGAGGTGGTATTAAGGCTTTATTTCTTTCCTCAGGTATGGCCATAGGGAAGCTTTGTATGGTGCCAGAATGTCACTGTTTTCAAATTGGCACTAAGCTCAGCACCACATGTTAAATATCGTTAAATTGCTTGCAATTTTAAGATCAAAAGcataaatggataaaacaagaaaaagaactcatacaaggaatttgattccagttAATGTTGTCTCTGTTGGGGTATAACtatttctgtcacacagaaCACAATCTGTATTAAACAAAAGAATTAATGAGTTTAAAAtgagaggagcctgatgattgacagctctcacacatgctacttcctcattctggatcatTTCAACTCGCTCCCACctcatgcacaaacatcattaaagatcctctttcttttttgtttcatctgctatttatttatgaaagttTAGGCCTCTTCAGCACCAGTGACCGTGATAGAGGTAGATGAATAATGACACTTGATGCATGGACTCAGGACCCAATCATgaggacagacaaaaaaattaagttcACCTCTATGGGATGCAAAAGAAGAAATTCAGCCAAAATTCAACCGCTGCTGAGATGTGAACCTAATTATCATGGTCACTAGATTTCATTAAAGGTTTTTAAAGTCTACAAATGGTTCCTCCatgaaaactgacaaaacaatATGTGATTTACTATCACCAAGATCATTATACATTATGAGAATCAGTAGATTTGCTCTTTGCTAGTGTTATGGTGCTGGCCTCATGGATATTACAGCGTGACTGGAGGACTATAGCAATTTAAAGTTTAGTCCAGAactgtttcatttattatttttataaatgctcTCTCTTTGTGTCTCAGGTTGCGGGACGAAAGGGATTTCCTCATGTGATCTATGCCCGTCTCTGGCGTTGGCCTGATCTGCACAAGAACGAACTCAAACACGTCAAGTTCTGCCAGTATGCCTTTGACCTCAAATACGACAATGTGTGTGTCAACCCTTACCACTATGAGAGAGTGGTGTCACCAGGCATAGGTACTGCTGTTAAATTTCTAAATATGCATTTAgtcactttattgtcatctcaccatgtACAAGTACACAGGGAGACAAGATTgtgaagctttggagattcacagtgtgcaaaaagacatagtgcaaatggaataacacacaacacaacaacatgattaaaggacattgtggacattgtgcactgacccataaaatagtgcaggtcaagacaaaccaggcagacaagtagcagcaattacagtatatcagtgtatttagtagtataaagtgtatgtggtatattatatgctatgacaataatggcagtagtaatgatatgatgaccataatcaccataacacagcagcacagtgtgaggtttgtaagagattaaagtgcaggtaGTAATACTTCAGTTAAAGTGCAGTACAGATGTTCCATTTGTAATATGCAGtttgggagggagaaaaataaTCTGCAGATGTTTAAGGCTTCAGATGTGGTTGAGGTGATGAGGATGATCCTGAGAAATGtatctgtgtttatttttatacatgaAATAACACCATCCCCAACTCTGACAATGTATAAGtcctactgtattaccagaatcttctacacaaattttccactaacctcactgctgctaaaactgctttctacaaggcaaaactagaagcctctgcccacaaccctcgaAAACTCCTCAACATTCTTATCTCTACTCAACCATCCGACTCCCCCTGTcccatcttccctaactgctgatgattttgccaacttattcacagggaagattgaacaaatgtgagacattctccacctcaaatcctactctaccctctgaagattatacaactgctctaaatcagttttctaagatcacatcagatgaaatcattcagatcatatctacaggcaatccaaccacctgtccactagatccaattcCTTCCACAATGCtcaaaccatctctcctgacctcatccctttcatttgttatatcataaacagctcaatcacatccggccatgtaccatctttaacagccagggttcttccaatcccaAAGAAACTCATCGCTGATCCTACAGATATCAACAATTACCAACCAGTTTCTCTACTctcaaaatccttgagcgctgtgtctacaatcagctatcagcTCAatctactgagacggcccttctggctgtttctgagaagctacatgcagccagatcagcaaaactgtcatcggtgcttgttctccttgacctctccgcagcatttgacacagttaaccacaagactctcttgtctatcctgaagaggcttggaattcggggctcagaaTGGCAGTGGTTTGCATTCTACCTTGATAagcaatcttaccaaatgacttggaaaggatccacctctgcctcacgtagactctccactggtgtccctcaaggctcggtactagttcctctccttttctctcgctacacgagatcactgctatgccgacgacacacaactcatcttcctccctctgatctacatttatggcatttatcagacgctcttatccagagggacttacagtcagtagttacagggtcagtccccccctggagcaacttagggttaagtgtcttgctcagggacacaatggtagtaagtgggacttgaacctgtgactccgtagtcttctggttaataggcaagtgtggaacccactaggctactaccatcccatggctgatctacctctatgtaccatccaacctctacaaataatacaaaatgcagcagcacaactgatcttcaaccttcacAAATTCTTCCACCCCAccgctacattccctccactggatcccagtagctgcatgtaTCAGATTAAAAATTCTTATgatggcctacaaagccaaacatggagtaccAGCATCACCCCTTATTACacctccgagcctccagtactgctctcccgctccctccatctctgaaggtaaaaggaaaacactcttctagactcttctctgtcttggcccccctgtggtggaatgaacttttccttgaggtcagaacagcacagtaactgagtattttcaaacagcagctcaagaccttcctctttagagaacatttagattaacttgtaaattTCTTATTGTCGGACTTATGTATAGATACTACAACATAcggaataaaaatattgtattcatagttgggggtcctagtgaaccagaattgatcacttcatcgatagtaacatggaagcacattgtaagtcgctctgaataagggcgtctgccaaatgctttaaatgtaaatgtaaatacataagtaataatacattttaattctttGGAACTGTAATGCAGACAGTTAAACATACAGTGAAGGCATTAAgtattttctgtctctctctcctgcagTGGGTCTGAGTCTACAGAACACAGGTTAGTAGAAGCTCCAGTCATCTGCACAGTTTGTCTTCATTTAATTCTCCATGTCTGTTTAGTATAGTTGACATGAGGAAGTAAGGAGGTGACCTCTAGACCTTAGAACGTACCTCATTTTGCCACTTTTGGGCATTTAGATTTGACCTAAGGAACCCTTAGATAAACTTCCTTTAACAAGGGATTTCAATGGATAtttaaagcaaaacaaaatgttattcCAGTTCACCACTTCCTGTGAATTTCTGTGATagttttttaattatataattttgcTTCCTGTGCCACTTTCAGGCCCTCCCAGCAGGCTGATAAAAGAGGAGTACATTCATGACTGCATCCAGATGGATGTGCCATCGGGTATGCCACCCCAGGCTGAGCACCAGGGGGCAATGAAGTTGCCCCCTCCTGAACACTACAGCCAACCTCTGCCTCCTCTGCAGCTACCACCTGAACCTCCTCGTGCACCACCTGTTACCCTTTACCCCAACATGTCCCTCTCTCCACCTGGTAGGCCTTCATAGGAGCTTATAATACTATAATACTAATACTGTAATACTATGctataaacaaaaacatttacattatatttaaatttacagcatttatcagttgcccatatccagattgacttacaacagtagtgacagggacagtcccccaggagcgaCTCAGAGGGTTAGGCTTCTTGCtcaaagacacaatggtagtaagttgggtttgaacctgtgactttgtccactaggctactacctcaccattatataatttatataaaaataactgGAAATAACAGTGTGTTGCTGGGGTACCTTATGAATCTAGCACTGGCACACTAGCCAGGACATGACAAGAGGCCGCACCAACATTGCAGAGATATTcaaatatctataaatatttaaaactgaGCACAACATGTAATTCCACTATTTGTGGGTAAAAGGCATTAACATATAGTTTTATACATTAGAGCTTACTAACAGTATACCCTGATataaatatactgtacataattCTAATCAGAAAATATAAACACATAGCTGAATAAACACACATTGCAGTAGTTTCCTCCCTGAAGCAGAATATCATAAGTAATATATCTGAGACATttgctttctctctttcttatGTGCCCTTTCAGCTTCTGGATCAATGTTGTCCATGCAAGGAGGTCACAGTGATGGCCTCCTCCAAATAGCCTCCTCCTCTCAGGGCCAGGTCCTGGCCTCAACCCCTCCTCCATCCACCCCGACTCATGGCATGCCTCAAGTTCAAGCCACTCCACCCCAACCTCCACCTTCACAAAATGGCTACAGCACCCCCAAACATGCTCAGACAGGGTCTTTCCACAGTAAGCATGAACCACTTGCATGAACCActttcatttcagttctttttaAGAACATACTCAATATTAAAGCAGAATTGTTTCATAGCTACTTGGACTGGCAGCAGCACTGCTTCCTATACTCCAGTAGGACCCCAGCAGAATGGGCGTGGCCACCAGCCTCCCCTTCATCACCCCTCCCACTTCTGTAAGTTTATTCAGACAAATTTTAATGACATCACAATGATTTGGTCAAGTGAGTTTCTATTAGAAATCTATCTATCTGACTGTCTATACCAACAGTTCTCTGTTGTGATGCACCTTTTCAATCTGAACAGGGTCtcagcatcacagcacagcCAACTACCCCCCTCCTGTCTCCAACCATCCAGGTAATGCTCACATGGTGCACTCACATGGTGCATACGTTTGTGCCTTGTTTAGTATTTTCCAGCTATCCAGCTCAAAAATACGACCCAAAACATCAGATCAAATGGTCCATGGTAGATAAGGAGAATGTAGCAAAGTGTGGTAAAATGGCAATTAACTCTGGGTTGTTGGTCCACCAAGGTCATACCTTTGTGGAGGATGCTATATATGTAGGAAGCATATACATAGTAAACAGTTATATAGGCCACATCATAGCCAccagaaatgttatttaatgcaACGCAttaacaagggtggtagtagcataatGAGTAACACACCCGCATATAAAGCAGAAAACCACATAAAGTCACAAAGTTCAAACTTACTagtattgtgtccctgagcaagacacttcaccctgagtgtctccagggggactgtaaggtgctctgcaTATAAaggcatttgaaaaaaaatggtatgaatgtaaatgtaagtgtcctTTTTATGCTGCTCTGTGTTCAGGCCCAGAGTTCTGGTGCTCCATCTCCTACTTTGAGATGGATGTACAGGTGGGGGAGATGTTTAAAGTGCTGTCCAGTTGTCCAGTGGTGACGGTGGATGGATACGTGGACCCCTCTGGAGGGGACCGCTTCTGTCTGGGCCAGCTGAGTAATGTGCACCGAACTGATGCTAGTGAGCGAGCCAGGTGTGTTTCAAACACTCACAGTTACATAACATACAACAAATTAACTAACACAATGAAAGCTGTATATTTACCACATTCTAATCTTATAGATGAATATTCtcttaataaaatcataattGTAAATGCAATATTCCATTTCTTATAATAGAgctatgaatattttaaacttTATCAAATGGGTTATACTCAGAAtcacatgcatttatatataaacacatactCTCAGAATCAGGTTTCGTTTTTGCACACAGAATTGGTTTACTATAGggctaaaagagttggcaacgaatttcctaatcgattcgttatgtcgcgcgacgcggagacgtttgattatttaaaaaaaaaattatttgagcgcggagtgaacacactcggtctctctcgcgcacagatgctagcagagtttggagtctcatagacagcgcggagcaaaaaaaggtagaggacagatacatggcggaggcagagaaatctgcgcgaaaatatgcaaaagcgacatggcacggcacgggagcaccacggcaatgatcctgcatctgaaacgcaaacatgttggagtgtttgaggaggaagaagggagttcagcaccaggggaagtcgctacagaatcctacttttgttccgttttgaagtgaggaacgtaatgtccctggtcctggtgtttaactcgccgcggaggagaactagacggggacttacagcgccacctacaggtgtggaggggggatgaaacagcgttcggactgttctctgcgtctccgcgtggacgactcgcctattgtgtccctgagcaagacacttagccctaagttgctccagggggactgtccctgtaactactgattgtcgctctggataagggcgtctgataaatgctgtaaatgtttacccgtcatccatcttgacaagcatgacaagttagcgttagctcgttaataacagtagtaaagcaggggcgctatagttactttgcattaaaagactaaagacatgtttttattcactagcctttttcggaccattcatttttcaatctgttgtcatgtatagctacactgcaaaaaaagcttttcttacctagtaattttgtctcgtttccagtccaaatatctaaaaagaaaaaatggcatgagaaaattaagtgatgcttaaaacttctgtttgagattatatctcattaagattagttttcttacaccattggcagataatttagcttgttttaaacaatcaatcaatcacttaattctgagatgttttatcagaaaacaagacataatttcttgctatttcatgtgtctagtaaatgtatcttgatttaagatttttttagagatttggactgaaatcaggacaaaactactaagttagaaaagcattttttgcagtgtgtgtgtgtcagtgtgagagtttgtgagtgtgtgcatctgcagtgtagtgtacagaacaagttctgacattcaaacaaatcctgttaaattttctgatttgtattgttcttaatttttttataaattatttatcgttctggcagctcaggtggcactttattaaaaaaaaaaaagtctatatttggcagatgtaaagcatacatgtgtatgttttttgtgttagtccatttttattttattattattataacagctcaaggagcaacatgtttgtgcactttctaaagattttggttctgtttttgaataaagggttggaaatgaatgcttttcttgttttgttttgtttttttttatccgattaataaaaaaaaaaatcatcgacagattaatcgatcattaaaataatcgttagttgcagccctagtttacTACTCACGTATATTGCCATTGCCCTTTACAGGCTACACATTGGGAAGGGAGTTCAGCTGGAGTGTAGGGGCGAGGGCGATGTGTGGATGCGATGCCTCAGCGACCATGCCGTGTTTGTGCAGAGCTACTACCTGGACAGGGAGGCCGGAAGGGCTCCTGGAGATGCTGTGCATAAAATCTACCCAGGGGCCTACATAAAGGTGGGTGCAAAAACAGCCAGGTGCTCCTATTCTGGTACCCAAAATCAATAGAACTTTCATGGCATATTCACATGGAAATATTACTTCTTCTTGGTCAATACTCCAGTCCACTCCTGGATAAACTTGATCTTTGTTTGCTCCTgtcaggggtcaccacagtggaTTATTCACATAATTGGCcaaaattggggcagtggtggtctagcggttaaggaagcggccccgtaatcagaaggttgctggttcgaatcccaagttgccaaggtgccactgaggtgcctctgagcaaagtaccgtccccacacactggtcctcgggcacctgtcatagctgcccactgctcaccaagggtgatgggttaaaagcagaggacacatttcgttgtgtgcacgtgtgctgtgctgcagtgtttcacaatgacaatcacttctctttcaagTTTCCTTCTTGACATGGACTTCCCAATTTACCTTTGGCTTGGGAGCACCAAAAACTACATTCTTATCCTGGTTAAACAAATAAGAAATTCTGCAGTCAAATcaaaattactttttaaaagctAAATGAGACATATTATTGAATATGCTTCCCCTATAAATCAATTCATGTACTTTCATGGTTACTTGATAACCATTTTAAGTGAACATTGCCTTCCTGAAATAGAGTGACATCACAATGACTGCCAGCAGAAGTGACTTGTCAGGTTAAATTACCAGTACCTTTGtcatgttaaaatatttatgtgaaaTCATGAGTTTTCTCATTTTATATCATCACATTAATGTACGTATTTTTCTTCTGGCTTAACTGTTCCACAGGTTTTTGACCTCAGGCAATGCCACAGGCAGATGCAGCAGCAGGCAGCTACAGCTCAGGCAGCAGCGGCTGCACAGGCCGCTGCAGTGGCCGGAAATATACCAGGGCCGGGCAGTGTGGGGGGCATTGCTCCTGCAGTCAGTACGTACTCACACAATGCAACATGGGCTACATTCAAGTGCAAAATGCTAAAGGACCTGAATGTTCAGCTATTTTACTGCTGATAatgtaaaaaacagaaataccAAGGTAATATTTGCCTTGCTCCTTTCGATATGACTATATGAGATTAAGTCGGCTTCCACACGAgaatgcttttctctaaatCGGGTTTGCGATTTCTCAAAAACCTCATCACCTGTAAGTGGCCCTGTAACTCCTCTCTCTCACCTGTAAGAAGACAAATTTAAGAACCTGTTCAACCGGTGCAGTacattgttttttgcatttaaggTAAATGTGATTACATCAGACAAATGATTGATTGGATTGATGATTTGATTAGGACTGGTGTGAGTGGTTCATTTGCATGCTTTGTTTTGGGTCATCACCCAGGTGCTTGATCTAAGCACCACCCTCTAAATGCATATAAAGTACAATGTATCCCTGTCTTAGTTAGACGACTTTTTGATGACTGCAGTGCAGTGAGgatctgaataaaaatgtacttcTGCTGCAAGATATCCAAAAACGACTCCTGGTCTCTAAGGAAAAATTCACAACACACCTTAAGTGCTCACTTAGTTTGATGTCTAGTTCTAAGTGGAGAGTTAAACACGCTGTTGTTCTCTAGCCTTGTttattcattagaaatgtgcactggatttcttgtagttgctttatgaggttctggGTCCCCTCAAATGCCGTCTCcgtgtggacacaaggccatATTGGCTAGACATTttcccattttagagaaaaatatTCTCATGTGGAAGGGGCCTAAATGTACAATGTTCCAAGTATAGATCCCTGAGGAACTGCTCCCTTCTTCCAGGcctgtctgcagctgctggGATTGGTGTGGATGATTTGAGGCGGTTATGTATCCTGCGTCTGAGCTTTGTGAAAGGATGGGGGCCTGACTACCCACGGCAGAGCATCAAGCACACCCCCTGCTGGGTGGAGGTGCATTTGCACCGGGCGTTGCAGCTTCTGGATGAGGTGCTTCACACCATGCCTCTGGCTGATCCTGGGCCAGCTAACTGAATGCTGGCAAGGGACGAATGAGGATGTACAGACTACATGCTGAACAACATAGTTACATCAGTGTTAAAGTTGTGTTTAAGACAATGTACATTTTAGGAAAAGAAGTAGATGTGATGCAAGGAAGGCTTTATCTAAAGCAAAGATATGGTTTTCTGTTTCACTGCTGTCATTAGTGTAAAAACTTGACAAGCCTGGtccccacccaaacaaacaagaACCTCATTCATGTTAGGCCATAAAAACCAACCTCATCACACTGAAATCAGGTAAAATGTCCTATCATGCTGTGTATTTCTATCTCAACTTCATACAGGTTTGTTTGGACCACTGAAAGCATTTTTAGAAAAGGTTTTAATTATTAAAGGCAATCGTTTGTACTTTGCACTGCTAGAGACATAACAAAGTGTGACGTGCACTGGGTTGACTAAATATAACATTGTAGCTTTGCACAACAGACAGTTTGATACTGTAACTGCACTGTAAAACAGTTGAGGCAAATTCTAATATAATTTTGCTGTGTTCCATACTTAGGAATACACAAGTCTTGCTTAGACTTGAGTTAATAGAATGTAAGAATAATCCAGTTTTGTTGCGAGAACAAATTATAGTCAGTCTGATGGTTGTCTAAATATTCTGTGAACTCATGTTTTGTCA
This genomic interval carries:
- the smad10a gene encoding mothers against decapentaplegic homolog 4 isoform X3, whose protein sequence is MSVNPPNSNDACLSIVHSLMCHRQGGENEGFAKRAIESLVKKLKEKKDELDSLITAITTNGVHPSKCVTIQRTLDGRLQVAGRKGFPHVIYARLWRWPDLHKNELKHVKFCQYAFDLKYDNVCVNPYHYERVVSPGIVGLSLQNTGPPSRLIKEEYIHDCIQMDVPSGMPPQAEHQGAMKLPPPEHYSQPLPPLQLPPEPPRAPPVTLYPNMSLSPPGPEFWCSISYFEMDVQVGEMFKVLSSCPVVTVDGYVDPSGGDRFCLGQLSNVHRTDASERARLHIGKGVQLECRGEGDVWMRCLSDHAVFVQSYYLDREAGRAPGDAVHKIYPGAYIKVFDLRQCHRQMQQQAATAQAAAAAQAAAVAGNIPGPGSVGGIAPAVSLSAAAGIGVDDLRRLCILRLSFVKGWGPDYPRQSIKHTPCWVEVHLHRALQLLDEVLHTMPLADPGPAN
- the smad10a gene encoding mothers against decapentaplegic homolog 4 isoform X2 — translated: MSVNPPNSNDACLSIVHSLMCHRQGGENEGFAKRAIESLVKKLKEKKDELDSLITAITTNGVHPSKCVTIQRTLDGRLQVAGRKGFPHVIYARLWRWPDLHKNELKHVKFCQYAFDLKYDNVCVNPYHYERVVSPGIVGLSLQNTGPPSRLIKEEYIHDCIQMDVPSGMPPQAEHQGAMKLPPPEHYSQPLPPLQLPPEPPRAPPVTLYPNMSLSPPASGSMLSMQGGHSDGLLQIASSSQGQVLASTPPPSTPTHGMPQVQATPPQPPPSQNGYSTPKHAQTGSFHTTWTGSSTASYTPVGPQQNGRGHQPPLHHPSHFWSQHHSTANYPPPVSNHPGPEFWCSISYFEMDVQVGEMFKVLSSCPVVTVDGYVDPSGGDRFCLGQLSNVHRTDASERARLHIGKGVQLECRGEGDVWMRCLSDHAVFVQSYYLDREAGRAPGDAVHKIYPGAYIKVGAKTARCSYSGTQNQ
- the smad10a gene encoding mothers against decapentaplegic homolog 4 isoform X1 → MSVNPPNSNDACLSIVHSLMCHRQGGENEGFAKRAIESLVKKLKEKKDELDSLITAITTNGVHPSKCVTIQRTLDGRLQVAGRKGFPHVIYARLWRWPDLHKNELKHVKFCQYAFDLKYDNVCVNPYHYERVVSPGIVGLSLQNTGPPSRLIKEEYIHDCIQMDVPSGMPPQAEHQGAMKLPPPEHYSQPLPPLQLPPEPPRAPPVTLYPNMSLSPPASGSMLSMQGGHSDGLLQIASSSQGQVLASTPPPSTPTHGMPQVQATPPQPPPSQNGYSTPKHAQTGSFHTTWTGSSTASYTPVGPQQNGRGHQPPLHHPSHFWSQHHSTANYPPPVSNHPGPEFWCSISYFEMDVQVGEMFKVLSSCPVVTVDGYVDPSGGDRFCLGQLSNVHRTDASERARLHIGKGVQLECRGEGDVWMRCLSDHAVFVQSYYLDREAGRAPGDAVHKIYPGAYIKVFDLRQCHRQMQQQAATAQAAAAAQAAAVAGNIPGPGSVGGIAPAVSLSAAAGIGVDDLRRLCILRLSFVKGWGPDYPRQSIKHTPCWVEVHLHRALQLLDEVLHTMPLADPGPAN